Proteins co-encoded in one Corvus moneduloides isolate bCorMon1 chromosome 7, bCorMon1.pri, whole genome shotgun sequence genomic window:
- the FIGN gene encoding fidgetin isoform X1 — MISSTSVYGLKMQWTPEHAQWPEQHFDITSTTRSPAHKVEAYRGHLQRTYQYAWANDDISALTASNLLKKYAEKYSGILEGPAERPILSNYSDTPSGLVNGRKNESEPWQPSLNSESVYPMNCVPDVITASKAGVSAALPPADVSASIGSSPGVASNLAEPSYSSSTCGSHTVPSLHSGLPSQEYATGYNGSYLHTSYSGQPAPALPSPHPSPLHSSGLLQPPPPPPPPALVPGYNGTSNLSSYSYPSASYPPQTAVGPGYSPGGAPPPSAYLPSGIPAPTPLPPTTVPSYSYQGHGLTPIAPSALTNSSASSLKRKAFYMAGQGEMDSSYGNYSYGQQRSTQSPMYRMPDNSISNANRGNGFDRSAETSSLAFKPTKQLMSSEQQRKFSSQSSRALTPPSYSTAKNSLGSRSSDSFGKYSSPVMNEHGDEHRQLLPHPMQGPGLRAATSSNHSVDEQLKNTDTHLIDLVTNEIINQGPPVDWSDIAGLDLVKAIIKEEVLWPVLRSDAFNGLTALPRSILLFGPRGTGKTLMGRCIASQLGATFFKITGSGLVTKWLGEGEKIVHASFLVARCRQPSVIFVSDIDMLLSSQVSEEHSPVSRMRTEFLMQLDTVLTSAEDQIVVICATSKPEEIDESLRRYFMKRLLIPLPDSTARHQIIVQLLSQHNYCLNDKEVALLVQRTEGFSGLDVAHLCQEAVVGPLHAMPATDLSAIMPSQLRPVTYQDFENAFCKIQPSISQKELDTYVEWNKMFGCSQ; from the coding sequence GCTTGAAGATGCAGTGGACGCCGGAGCATGCCCAGTGGCCAGAACAACACTTCGATATCACTTCCACCACCCGGTCCCCAGCCCACAAGGTGGAAGCCTACCGGGGGCACCTGCAGCGCACCTACCAGTACGCCTGGGCCAATGACGACATCTCGGCTCTCACCGCCTCCAACCTTCTGAAAAAGtatgcagaaaaatattctggtaTTTTGGAAGGCCCGGCTGAGCGACCCATTCTTAGCAATTACTCTGACACTCCCTCGGGGCTGGTGAATGGTCGGAAGAATGAAAGTGAGCCTTGGCAGCCATCCCTGAACTCGGAGAGTGTGTATCCCATGAACTGTGTCCCAGATGTCATCACTGCCAGCAAAGCTGGGGTAAGTGCAGCCCTCCCTCCCGCAGATGTCTCAGCCAGCATtgggagctctcctggggtGGCCAGTAACCTGGCTGAACCCAGTTactccagcagcacctgtggAAGTCACACCGTTCCCAGTCTTCATTCAGGGCTCCCATCTCAGGAATATGCCACAGGATACAATGGCTCGTACTTGCATACCAGTTACAGTGGCCAGCCAGCACCTGCACTTCCATCCCCTCATCCATCCCCCCTGCATAGCTCGGGACTTTTACAGCCCCCTCCACCGCCGCCACCACCAGCCCTCGTCCCTGGCTACAACGGGACCTCCAACCTCTCCAGTTACAGCTACCCTTCCGCCAGTTATCCTCCTCAAACCGCTGTTGGCCCTGGGTACAGCCCTGGGGGTGCCCCGCCACCCTCAGCTTACCTGCCTTCAGGAATCCCTGCTCCAACCCCTCTGCCCCCAACCACTGTCCCCAGCTACTCCTACCAGGGCCATGGTCTGACGCCAATTGCGCCATCTGCCCTGACAAACAGTTCAGCCAGCTCTCTCAAAAGGAAAGCTTTCTACATGGCAGGGCAAGGAGAAATGGACTCCAGTTATGGAAATTACAGCTATGGCCAACAGAGATCTACACAGAGTCCAATGTATCGAATGCCAGACAACAgcatttcaaatgcaaacaGAGGGAATGGTTTTGACAGAAGTGCTGAAACATCATCCTTAGCATTTAAGCCAACAAAGCAGCTAATGTCCTCTGAACAGCAAAGGAAATTCAGTAGCCAGTCCAGTAGGGCTTTAACACCCCCATCCTATAGTACTGCTAAAAACTCACTGGGTTCGAGATCGAGTGACTCGTTTGGGAAGTATAGCTCCCCAGTAATGAATGAGCATGGTGACGAGCATAGGCAGCTCCTCCCTCACCCAATGCAAGGCCCGGGACTTCGTGCAGCTACCTCATCCAACCACTCTGTGGACGAGCAACTGAAGAATACTGACACACACCTCATTGACCTTGTTACCAATGAGATTATCAACCAAGGACCTCCCGTGGACTGGAGCGACATTGCTGGCCTAGATCTAGTAAAGGCCATCATTAAGGAGGAGGTTTTATGGCCAGTATTGAGGTCAGATGCATTCAATGGACTGACTGCTCTACCTCGGAGCATCCTTTTATTTGGACCTCGGGGAACAGGCAAAACATTAATGGGCAGATGTATAGCTAGTCAGCTGGGGGCCACCTTTTTCAAAATCACTGGCTCTGGCCTTGTCACAAAGTGGttaggggaaggagaaaaaattgtcCATGCCTCCTTCCTCGTGGCAAGGTGTCGCCAACCGTCGGTGATTTTTGTTAGTGACATTGATATGCTCCTTTCCTCTCAAGTGAGTGAAGAACATAGTCCAGTAAGTCGGATGAGAACCGAGTTCCTTATGCAGCTGGACACTGTACTGACTTCTGCTGAGGACCAAATAGTAGTAATTTGCGCCACGAGTAAACCAGAAGAAATTGATGAATCTCTTCGAAGGTACTTCATGAAACGACTTTTAATTCCACTTCCTGACAGCACAGCGAGACACCAGATAATAGTACAACTGCTCTCACAGCACAATTACTGTCTCAATGACAAGGAGGTTGCACTGCTTGTCCAGCGCACAGAAGGCTTTTCTGGACTAGATGTGGCTCACTTATGTCAGGAAGCCGTGGTGGGCCCACTCCATGCCATGCCAGCCACAGACCTTTCAGCCATTATGCCCAGCCAGTTGAGGCCAGTTACATATCAAGActttgaaaatgctttctgcAAGATACAGCCTAGCATATCTCAAAAAGAGCTTGATACATATGTTGAATGGAACAAAATGTTTGGTTGCAGTCAGTGa
- the FIGN gene encoding fidgetin isoform X2, translating into MQWTPEHAQWPEQHFDITSTTRSPAHKVEAYRGHLQRTYQYAWANDDISALTASNLLKKYAEKYSGILEGPAERPILSNYSDTPSGLVNGRKNESEPWQPSLNSESVYPMNCVPDVITASKAGVSAALPPADVSASIGSSPGVASNLAEPSYSSSTCGSHTVPSLHSGLPSQEYATGYNGSYLHTSYSGQPAPALPSPHPSPLHSSGLLQPPPPPPPPALVPGYNGTSNLSSYSYPSASYPPQTAVGPGYSPGGAPPPSAYLPSGIPAPTPLPPTTVPSYSYQGHGLTPIAPSALTNSSASSLKRKAFYMAGQGEMDSSYGNYSYGQQRSTQSPMYRMPDNSISNANRGNGFDRSAETSSLAFKPTKQLMSSEQQRKFSSQSSRALTPPSYSTAKNSLGSRSSDSFGKYSSPVMNEHGDEHRQLLPHPMQGPGLRAATSSNHSVDEQLKNTDTHLIDLVTNEIINQGPPVDWSDIAGLDLVKAIIKEEVLWPVLRSDAFNGLTALPRSILLFGPRGTGKTLMGRCIASQLGATFFKITGSGLVTKWLGEGEKIVHASFLVARCRQPSVIFVSDIDMLLSSQVSEEHSPVSRMRTEFLMQLDTVLTSAEDQIVVICATSKPEEIDESLRRYFMKRLLIPLPDSTARHQIIVQLLSQHNYCLNDKEVALLVQRTEGFSGLDVAHLCQEAVVGPLHAMPATDLSAIMPSQLRPVTYQDFENAFCKIQPSISQKELDTYVEWNKMFGCSQ; encoded by the coding sequence ATGCAGTGGACGCCGGAGCATGCCCAGTGGCCAGAACAACACTTCGATATCACTTCCACCACCCGGTCCCCAGCCCACAAGGTGGAAGCCTACCGGGGGCACCTGCAGCGCACCTACCAGTACGCCTGGGCCAATGACGACATCTCGGCTCTCACCGCCTCCAACCTTCTGAAAAAGtatgcagaaaaatattctggtaTTTTGGAAGGCCCGGCTGAGCGACCCATTCTTAGCAATTACTCTGACACTCCCTCGGGGCTGGTGAATGGTCGGAAGAATGAAAGTGAGCCTTGGCAGCCATCCCTGAACTCGGAGAGTGTGTATCCCATGAACTGTGTCCCAGATGTCATCACTGCCAGCAAAGCTGGGGTAAGTGCAGCCCTCCCTCCCGCAGATGTCTCAGCCAGCATtgggagctctcctggggtGGCCAGTAACCTGGCTGAACCCAGTTactccagcagcacctgtggAAGTCACACCGTTCCCAGTCTTCATTCAGGGCTCCCATCTCAGGAATATGCCACAGGATACAATGGCTCGTACTTGCATACCAGTTACAGTGGCCAGCCAGCACCTGCACTTCCATCCCCTCATCCATCCCCCCTGCATAGCTCGGGACTTTTACAGCCCCCTCCACCGCCGCCACCACCAGCCCTCGTCCCTGGCTACAACGGGACCTCCAACCTCTCCAGTTACAGCTACCCTTCCGCCAGTTATCCTCCTCAAACCGCTGTTGGCCCTGGGTACAGCCCTGGGGGTGCCCCGCCACCCTCAGCTTACCTGCCTTCAGGAATCCCTGCTCCAACCCCTCTGCCCCCAACCACTGTCCCCAGCTACTCCTACCAGGGCCATGGTCTGACGCCAATTGCGCCATCTGCCCTGACAAACAGTTCAGCCAGCTCTCTCAAAAGGAAAGCTTTCTACATGGCAGGGCAAGGAGAAATGGACTCCAGTTATGGAAATTACAGCTATGGCCAACAGAGATCTACACAGAGTCCAATGTATCGAATGCCAGACAACAgcatttcaaatgcaaacaGAGGGAATGGTTTTGACAGAAGTGCTGAAACATCATCCTTAGCATTTAAGCCAACAAAGCAGCTAATGTCCTCTGAACAGCAAAGGAAATTCAGTAGCCAGTCCAGTAGGGCTTTAACACCCCCATCCTATAGTACTGCTAAAAACTCACTGGGTTCGAGATCGAGTGACTCGTTTGGGAAGTATAGCTCCCCAGTAATGAATGAGCATGGTGACGAGCATAGGCAGCTCCTCCCTCACCCAATGCAAGGCCCGGGACTTCGTGCAGCTACCTCATCCAACCACTCTGTGGACGAGCAACTGAAGAATACTGACACACACCTCATTGACCTTGTTACCAATGAGATTATCAACCAAGGACCTCCCGTGGACTGGAGCGACATTGCTGGCCTAGATCTAGTAAAGGCCATCATTAAGGAGGAGGTTTTATGGCCAGTATTGAGGTCAGATGCATTCAATGGACTGACTGCTCTACCTCGGAGCATCCTTTTATTTGGACCTCGGGGAACAGGCAAAACATTAATGGGCAGATGTATAGCTAGTCAGCTGGGGGCCACCTTTTTCAAAATCACTGGCTCTGGCCTTGTCACAAAGTGGttaggggaaggagaaaaaattgtcCATGCCTCCTTCCTCGTGGCAAGGTGTCGCCAACCGTCGGTGATTTTTGTTAGTGACATTGATATGCTCCTTTCCTCTCAAGTGAGTGAAGAACATAGTCCAGTAAGTCGGATGAGAACCGAGTTCCTTATGCAGCTGGACACTGTACTGACTTCTGCTGAGGACCAAATAGTAGTAATTTGCGCCACGAGTAAACCAGAAGAAATTGATGAATCTCTTCGAAGGTACTTCATGAAACGACTTTTAATTCCACTTCCTGACAGCACAGCGAGACACCAGATAATAGTACAACTGCTCTCACAGCACAATTACTGTCTCAATGACAAGGAGGTTGCACTGCTTGTCCAGCGCACAGAAGGCTTTTCTGGACTAGATGTGGCTCACTTATGTCAGGAAGCCGTGGTGGGCCCACTCCATGCCATGCCAGCCACAGACCTTTCAGCCATTATGCCCAGCCAGTTGAGGCCAGTTACATATCAAGActttgaaaatgctttctgcAAGATACAGCCTAGCATATCTCAAAAAGAGCTTGATACATATGTTGAATGGAACAAAATGTTTGGTTGCAGTCAGTGa